The genome window TAACAGATAACTATACATTTATCTGGTCCTTATGGAAGCGTCACCATCATGAGAAAGGGTGTGTGTCTAATGTTCTGGATCGTATGGGCATTGGTCGGTTTGGTCGTATGGTGGGGTATGAACATGCTGATGACAGGAAAAGCAGGGGGCAGCAACTGGTTGGCATCCCTGATTGTCGCGCTGCTCGGCAGCTGGCTCGGTGATCTGGTCTTGGGCAACTGGCTGTGGATGTTGGCAGGATTCAATGTCATTGCCGGGGCGATTGGCGCCATTGTACTGGTTTGGCTCTGGAATCTCATTACCAAGCAAATGAAATAACCGTACGCAGGTGGGACCAGGAGTCGCTATGATTGCGATTCCTGTTTTTTAATTCTAAATTCGCACTTTACAAATCGGATTTATAAGAATATAAATAGAGAAGGCTCATCATACATTAGAGAAAAAGAAAGACCGAAGAGGAGGAGAAAGCATGTCTACGCTCTT of Brevibacillus choshinensis contains these proteins:
- a CDS encoding GlsB/YeaQ/YmgE family stress response membrane protein — its product is MFWIVWALVGLVVWWGMNMLMTGKAGGSNWLASLIVALLGSWLGDLVLGNWLWMLAGFNVIAGAIGAIVLVWLWNLITKQMK